The following DNA comes from Pseudophryne corroboree isolate aPseCor3 chromosome 8, aPseCor3.hap2, whole genome shotgun sequence.
GGATGAGATTTTGTTAAAACTAGATTACTGTATATGCTGCCCTCTAGTGGTAAATAATAACACTACAAGGAACTGTACGGCCGTGAAGGCTGGACCCCAAACAAAACAATGAACTAGAAAGCCACCCCCCACCCTccccaacgggtggtcttcagtatgccgacggtcgggctcccggcgaccagcataccggcgccgggagcccgacagccggcataccgacacttattctctctcgtgggggtccacaacccccctggagggagaataaaatagtgtggcgcgtgtagcgcgccaccgtgcccgtagcgtggcgagcgcagcgagcccgcaaggggctcatttgcgctcgccacactgtcggtaagccggcggccggcctcccggcgccggtatgctggtcgccgggaggccggccgccggcagatcgtagtgaaccccgccccaacacatgcacacacacacaaaaaatcaaACTCCCAAAAAAAGTCATAGTTTTTTTTTGAGAAAAGAAAAACGCTCTTGTTTTATAAACGATAAATCATTTTTCTTGACACATAGGAAGAGCAGGAGGAGCGGTATGGATCCATTGCTTTGCATTTGTTTTATTTTCAACCAATTAGCTCTCGGGATGGTTCAAATATCCTATCTACTTCTCTATCATTTCTTTTATACATATTCCCTCTCTCCCAGGGCCGTAATAGGGAGATAATATCTTCTATATTTTTACCAATTTTCATCACTTGTTGAATTGCCTACATGTAGCTCATTACCATAAATAACGCATCACAATCACCAGCTCacgcatcacagtgatgtcacaatgCCACTGTAAGCAGGGAAAATCTCTGTCTACAACCTGCTGGACTCAGTTGCTACTCAGACCTTAACTGGGTAGCTTCATACACAACGCGAAGGAAACGGATCGTGCCTTTCTGATTGTTTTCAGCAGTCAGAGTTATCACAGACCGTAATTAGAGTTTGATTCCTGCAGACACTTTTATTTGCGGGTTCAACAAATCAAGAAGAAGACCCTGAATAAGAATGTGGAACGGTTTCCCATTCTCGTGCTGCAACAAGGCAAGCCTACCGGATGAATACTCATCAACTGGGGCCCATCGCACTGCTGTAGAGGACAGCAAGACTGGAAGATCTGGTGAGAGATGTTCACTCATCTGGCGCTTCAGGCGTTTTATGGCCAAAAAGAGACAGCCCAAAAATGGCCAAACTGATGTCACCCACCTTGTCAGTGAGAGCCTGAAGAGTTCCCTGTCCTGTGTTGATTTATCTACCTACACACAGGCCACGCATGATACTTTTGCAAAGAGGGAAGCACCTGATGGCTGCGCATCAGCAAAATACCAGATGGTACAGGCAACCACCAGCGAGCTCCTAAGCTGTCTCGGGGAGTTCATCCGTCGGAGGTGCAACAAGCTGAAGAATCTGTCACCTACACAGATTGCTCTATGGATGACAAGCATAGACAGGTATCTCTCTGGATGCGGACAGCTAGTAGGCTTCATTACCCCGGCCAATGTAGTCTTCCTCTACATGCTTTGCCGAGAGGTCATTCCATCAGAGCTGGACAGTGAGCAGGAACTACACGCATATCTGTCAACATGTCTGTACCTGGCATTCACATACATGGGTAGTGAGACTGGCTACCCACTGAGGCCTTTCCTGGTCGAAAGCTCAAAGGAAGCCTTTTGGAGCCGTTGCCTCTATGTGATTGACTTGATGAGCTCAAAGATGCTGCGCATCAATGCTGATAGACAATATTTCATCCATTTCCTAGTAACATGGGATAGGCTCTTAAACAATACAGGGACGTGGTTTCTGCTCTGTAGAGACAGATGGCATAAAAGGTGACTGGGCCCCTCAGGTGACATGGCAACTTCCTCCAGGCTCCTCTAGGGGTTCAGAGGAGCTACGGAGGCTCTCCGTGGCCACCCAAGCTGTGATTTGCGGTGACCTACCTGCTGTTACGCACAGGGCCGGCCTGCCCGTTACGCGGGGTACGCGTACGAGTAAGGCGCCAGAGTGAGGAAGGCGCCGGCAGCATGCACCACGGCCGCTCCGTCAAGCCGCACTCCTAAGCTGCTGTCTGACTCCTGCCCCGTCCACCTGCCCGCTCGTCCACCCGCCCGCTCGTCCGTTTGTCCGCTCCCCACTCCTCGCTCCCGTCCGCGGCTCTCTCCTCTTGCGGGCCGTAACTGCGGCCATACTATGCTGGCCGCCCAAACACGCGGCTCTGTCTGTCTGAGGCTGCCTGATCCTGCGTagaagctgctgctgtagcgctgtgcccccctccctcctgAGCTGCCTTCCTATGGGGCGTTGAGTGGGCTGCCGTACCAGAGCCCGAGGAAAAGTCTGCCTGCATGCTGACCCTGGGTGCCACCACAAGCACCGAGAGACTGACCTGCGCAACGGTGAGTGcatctccctgtgaccccagcggCATGTGTGCCCGCACTGCAGCAGGCTGTATGGGGTGGTCGATGGGCGTGCTGTAGGGGTTCCAGCGTTGCAGTTTGCGGTGGACGACTGAGGGGCTGAGGCTAcactgtatataacgtgctctacctggcgcagtgtgtataacgtgctctacctggcgcattgtctataacgtgctctacctggcgcattgtctataacgtgctctacctggcgcaatgtgtataacgtgctctacctggcgcaatgtgtataacatgctctacctggtgcattgtctataacgtgctctacctggcgcagtgtgtataacgtgctctacctggcgcattgtgtataacgtgctctacctggcgcagtgtgtataacgtgctctacctggcgcattgtgtataacgtgctctacctggcgcattgtctatgacgtgctctacctggcgcagtgtgtataacgtgctctacctggcgcattgtgtataacgtgctctacctggtgcaatgtgtataacgtgctctacctggcgcaatgtgtataacgtgctctacctggcgcattgtgtataacgtgctctacctggcgcattgtctataacgtgctgcacctggcgcattgtgtataacgtgctctacctggcgcagtgtgtataggaggttctacttggtgcaatgtgtataagaggcactattatgtggccacacccctttcccacaaagccacgcccccatttttgtggcgcgccgtaggcgcgcactatCTATTCTTTCCAGTCTGGGatgtggagcaccaattcactttctgccaaagggcactaaaatgtctagttatatcTCTGgtgagggtgtcctgcatgctacacagcccagcagcactgtcaccccatccccccctcacccttgcaacacttttgtactgtccaaatcaagtttctatttttatattttaatcattaataagattaataagaaccttcattccaatgggacccagaaaaggacaggtaggactccaatttttaaaagtgaggggtccctgggacccacttttattggggctcagcacgatcactgctccctgtctccccagcctcctcagtcacccactatctccatcacctctgccacccagtcacgcactttctccctgtcatcgacaatctccctgtacctatgggggtattattgtgtggccactccccttccttgtgagaccgcacctctttaaaatttgatcccatcaaggggcgctaaattctaaattcgcttaccaaaaaaatttagCTCAGGCCGGCCCTGGTTACGCAGCCAACCCCCCCAAAGGAAAATTATGTAACATGGGATTTTTATACATAAAAACTGGGACAATAAAGGGCACTGTAAGACCTGCAAATGTATTATAGAAATTAagaacaatttttatttttaaagggcagCATGAAAAAATGTGACAGACTCCAAGGGGGCAATTATAATAAGTGCAGAGTACAATTGGGGAGGAGTTGGAATTCCAGCACTAAATATAAAGTGTCCAGACTTCAGCTAAGCCTTTCTATACCTGGTATGCATTTAAAATACCGTCcaacggaatcccggtggtcgcaaTACCGACGCTGTAGTCCCGACAGGGGTGCAATCCCactgccggaataccggcgaggtaggtgattctccctatgtgggtgtacacgacacccatagagggagaattaaATCTGTGGCAAGCGAAGCCGCGACGTGTTCGCTCCACTGCCAACACTCTGGAGGGCGGGAAGCCGCTgtcgacagccggcatcctgacgcCGGTATCCCATACCGACCCTCTATACCCCAGTGTTCCTTTTGGATGAAAGGGGAATATCATGTTACATGCAATACTTTGTGCAGATAAAGATGTTTCGTTCACCAATTGTTTGTGCGCCACTGAATTGACTATTTGTAACCATCGTATAGTAAATGCCTCTATACGGGATAATTCATGCAGAATGAGAGATCCACCAACCTGATGCAGCCCACAAAGCCTCATCGATTTGGCAAGGGTCTTCAGTAATGTTGTAAATGATGACGTCACTCTCCAAAAGACGGCTTAATAGTTCATCTCTACTTGAGATCTACAAATATAAACCAGAGGGATGTAACGTGTCTAGGAATGAGCTACACGGCATCAACATTTCACAGAATTAAATACTGTCTCGCAGAAGTGCTAAGTCCTGGTGCTACAATCTTCTTGCGTTGCCATGCCAGGGAACAGCCATTCCGCATGGCGATTGAAAAtttgcattatgggcctaattcagacctgattgatattgtgcgaaatcgcaaagtggccgttatcgaatgactgcgcatgcgtacagattGAAATGCGCAGGCGTGATCCCAAACTGTGAAGAAATCCTGCGTACGCAGATTGAATGACAGGATGCGgacgtttggggggtggtaactagctgttttctgggagtggcaggcgttcccaagcgttttcagggcgggtgtgcgaCATCAGCTCCATttattttgcactgtaggagtaagtcctgggctgcacacagactggaaacatcattccatggtgagtgagttgtgaacggatttgcagctgaccgtagTTTGCAaagattttcgcacggcgtacgcaaacTTGcgcggggcggattttcactctggctgggctgcgactatttgcaaaggtacaatcaggtctgaattaggccctatgctctGATGCAACACTTTACTCACCGCAGGGCGAGGATACACATTGCTTCACCATGATGCACTAGGTTTAGGGGGCGATTATGCAAAATGTATTGCTGTAGCGTCACAGTGGGTGGAGCTTGATGGTACGAATAACATTAACACGCTGGGTCCGCCCACCGCTTCTCTGCCTGGCCTGGCTCACGGGAGATCACCAGACTCCTGGTTCTATTACCCACAATACTGACAGTTTCCCAGACATCTCAAGAAAGTCGCTAAGTGTGGTTTTACTGCATGCCAAAGCCATTTAAATCAATCGTACAGCTAATCTTTACAGGCCGCTCTctggtggtcactccgagttgatcgcagcagcaattttgttagcagttgggcaaaaccagggccctcattccgagttgatcggtcgcaaggcgaatttagcagagttacacacgctaagcctacgcctactgggagtgtatcttagcttcttaaaattgcgaccgatgtattcgcaatattgcgattacaaactactttgcagtttctgagtaacttcaaccttactctgcctgtgcgatcagttcagtgcttgtcgttcctggtttgacgtcacaaacacacccagcgttcgctcagacactcccccgtttctccagccactcctgcgttttttccggaaacggtagcgttttcatccacacgcccataaaacgccgtgtttccgcccagtaacacccatttcctgtcaatcacattacgatcgccggagcaatgaaaaagccgtgagtaaaaatactatcttcattgttaaattacttggcgcagtcgcagtgcgaatattgcgcatgcgtactaagcggattttcattgcgatgcgatgaaaaatacagagcgaacgactcggaatgagggcc
Coding sequences within:
- the LOC134947814 gene encoding cyclin-dependent kinase 5 activator 1-like; the protein is MWNGFPFSCCNKASLPDEYSSTGAHRTAVEDSKTGRSGERCSLIWRFRRFMAKKRQPKNGQTDVTHLVSESLKSSLSCVDLSTYTQATHDTFAKREAPDGCASAKYQMVQATTSELLSCLGEFIRRRCNKLKNLSPTQIALWMTSIDRYLSGCGQLVGFITPANVVFLYMLCREVIPSELDSEQELHAYLSTCLYLAFTYMGSETGYPLRPFLVESSKEAFWSRCLYVIDLMSSKMLRINADRQYFIHFLVTWDRLLNNTGTWFLLCRDRWHKR